A genomic region of Candidatus Marimicrobium litorale contains the following coding sequences:
- a CDS encoding GspE/PulE family protein: MKKLGQTLVEQGKLSERDVERSLLAQVEMGGLLGQVFVKLGLVSELDVAQALSHQLDIPLLAAGDYPEAAIQVDGLSQDFIISNHVVPVAITDAGVAFAATVPQDPFLAKALGMALDRPVSLSLGLESDIMKVLQFYLEEAAGANSALDDTFSGQSDDDFIEHLKDIASEAPVIRLVNQIIHRALDMGASDIHIEPFEDGIHLRYRVDGVLQPFPDPPAAQLAPAIASRIKLLSQMNIAERRLPQDGRIMTRVKGHELDLRVSTIPTVHGESIVMRVLDRDSIKLSLSLMGFSEHTLERYQELLSRPHGVLLLTGPTGSGKTTTLYASLASLDSDALKIITVEDPVEYQLQGVNQIQVQSQIELDFSRSLRAILRQDPDIIMIGEIRDAETAKIGVQSALTGHLVLSTLHTNTAAGAITRLEDMGVERYLITSSVNGVLAQRLLRTLCEHCKEPATMDALSIEQTGLRRYVDADSCTVYRAVGCEHCMNTGYSGRTGIHELFVLDDEIHRVIMTGADATQLHATARDLGMTTLYEDGLRKVLQGVTSMDEVLRVTRDQREDETAGAEAPVSVAAAEFMSV, encoded by the coding sequence ATGAAAAAACTCGGGCAAACACTGGTAGAGCAAGGCAAGCTCTCTGAGCGCGATGTGGAAAGGTCGCTGCTCGCCCAGGTTGAAATGGGCGGTCTGCTGGGTCAGGTATTCGTTAAGCTCGGGCTGGTGTCCGAGCTTGACGTTGCACAAGCGCTCAGTCACCAGCTCGATATCCCCCTGTTGGCAGCGGGTGATTATCCCGAGGCGGCGATTCAGGTGGACGGTTTGTCTCAGGATTTCATTATCAGCAACCACGTGGTGCCTGTGGCCATCACCGATGCTGGCGTCGCTTTCGCTGCCACTGTGCCTCAGGACCCGTTTCTGGCCAAGGCGCTGGGCATGGCGCTGGACAGGCCGGTGTCACTCTCCCTGGGTCTCGAGAGTGACATCATGAAGGTGTTGCAGTTTTACCTCGAAGAAGCGGCCGGGGCTAACTCGGCTCTCGACGACACGTTCAGCGGTCAGAGCGATGATGACTTCATCGAGCACCTGAAGGACATTGCCAGTGAGGCTCCCGTGATCCGACTGGTGAACCAGATTATCCACCGGGCGCTGGACATGGGTGCGTCGGATATCCATATCGAGCCTTTCGAGGACGGCATCCATTTGCGCTACCGTGTAGATGGTGTCCTGCAACCATTTCCTGACCCGCCGGCGGCGCAACTGGCGCCGGCCATCGCTTCACGCATAAAGTTGTTATCGCAGATGAATATTGCCGAACGACGCCTGCCGCAGGATGGTCGCATCATGACCCGTGTCAAAGGCCATGAACTTGACCTGCGGGTTTCGACCATTCCCACTGTTCACGGTGAAAGTATTGTTATGCGGGTGCTGGATCGCGACAGCATCAAGTTGAGTCTGTCTCTGATGGGATTTAGTGAGCACACCCTGGAGCGTTACCAGGAGTTGCTGTCGCGACCACATGGAGTATTGCTGTTGACTGGGCCCACGGGTTCCGGCAAGACCACCACCCTGTACGCATCACTGGCGTCACTTGATTCCGATGCGCTGAAGATTATTACGGTAGAAGACCCGGTGGAATACCAGTTGCAGGGCGTTAATCAGATACAGGTGCAATCGCAGATCGAGCTGGATTTTTCGCGGTCTTTGCGGGCTATCCTGCGCCAGGACCCGGATATCATCATGATCGGCGAAATCCGTGACGCCGAGACGGCGAAGATTGGCGTGCAGTCAGCCCTCACGGGTCACCTCGTATTGTCGACGCTGCACACCAATACTGCCGCGGGTGCGATCACCCGTCTGGAGGACATGGGTGTGGAGCGTTACCTGATTACCTCGTCGGTGAATGGTGTGCTCGCCCAGCGCCTGTTGCGCACCCTGTGTGAGCACTGCAAGGAGCCGGCAACGATGGACGCTCTATCCATTGAGCAAACCGGGCTGCGACGCTACGTGGATGCCGATTCCTGTACCGTCTACCGCGCGGTCGGCTGCGAGCACTGCATGAATACGGGTTACTCAGGTCGCACAGGGATACACGAGCTGTTTGTGCTGGACGACGAAATTCATCGGGTGATCATGACAGGCGCCGATGCGACCCAGTTGCACGCCACCGCCCGGGATTTGGGCATGACCACACTCTATGAAGATGGCCTGAGGAAAGTGCTACAAGGCGTAACGTCTATGGATGAGGTGCTGCGAGTGACCCGGGACCAACGCGAAGACGAGACGGCGGGTGCCGAGGCGCCCGTGAGTGTTGCCGCCGCGGAATTCATGTCGGTATAA
- a CDS encoding acetyl-CoA C-acyltransferase translates to MRDAVIVSTARTGLAKSFRGGFNDTEAPAMGGHVVRAAVERAGIDPAEVDDCIFGAAAQQGTQSYNMGRLSAIAGGLPDTVAGMSIERQCSSGLMSIATAAKSIMCNEYDIAVAGGVESISLVQTKHKNAYRNVSKAVSAIDPTAYMAMLETAEVVSARYGISREAQDEYSLQSQQRTAAAQEAGLFNDEIVPMDAVQAVFDRETKETTYENVVVDRDDCNRPSTTLESLASLEPVFKDGMVVKEGGYITAGNSSQLSDGASACVVMESRLAEQKGLSPLGVYRGLAVAGCKSDEMGIGPVFAIPKLLERHNLSVSDIDLWELNEAFACQVVYCRDELGIDNARLNVNGGSISIGHPFGMSGARMVGHALLEGKRRGAKRVVVTMCIGGGMGAAGLFEVA, encoded by the coding sequence ATGAGAGACGCAGTCATTGTATCTACGGCCCGCACCGGGCTGGCCAAATCGTTCCGCGGTGGTTTTAACGATACCGAGGCCCCGGCCATGGGTGGCCATGTTGTGCGAGCCGCGGTGGAGCGTGCGGGTATTGACCCGGCTGAGGTGGACGATTGTATTTTTGGTGCGGCGGCCCAGCAGGGCACGCAGTCCTACAATATGGGCCGGCTCAGCGCGATTGCCGGTGGTCTGCCCGATACGGTCGCGGGTATGTCGATCGAGCGGCAGTGCTCTTCGGGTTTAATGTCAATCGCGACCGCGGCCAAAAGTATTATGTGTAACGAGTACGATATTGCGGTTGCCGGCGGAGTGGAGTCGATCTCACTGGTGCAAACCAAGCACAAGAACGCCTATCGCAACGTCTCGAAGGCGGTATCCGCGATTGATCCGACGGCGTACATGGCCATGCTCGAAACCGCGGAGGTAGTGTCCGCTCGCTACGGCATTAGCCGCGAGGCCCAGGACGAGTATTCTCTGCAAAGTCAGCAGCGCACGGCGGCTGCCCAGGAGGCGGGCTTGTTCAACGATGAAATCGTACCGATGGACGCAGTACAGGCGGTGTTTGACAGGGAAACCAAAGAAACGACCTACGAGAACGTGGTGGTGGATCGGGACGACTGCAATCGCCCTTCGACTACTCTGGAGAGCCTCGCATCACTGGAACCGGTGTTCAAGGATGGCATGGTTGTTAAGGAAGGGGGGTACATCACCGCCGGAAATTCCTCCCAGTTGTCAGATGGCGCATCCGCTTGTGTCGTCATGGAGTCGCGACTGGCAGAACAAAAAGGTCTGTCACCCCTTGGGGTCTATCGCGGGCTCGCCGTGGCCGGCTGTAAATCGGACGAAATGGGCATCGGTCCTGTTTTTGCGATACCGAAGCTACTTGAGCGGCACAACTTGTCGGTGAGCGATATCGACCTGTGGGAGTTGAATGAGGCCTTTGCCTGTCAGGTGGTTTACTGCCGTGATGAGCTTGGCATAGACAACGCCAGATTGAACGTCAACGGTGGCTCCATCTCCATTGGTCACCCCTTCGGCATGAGTGGCGCCCGTATGGTCGGTCACGCCTTGCTGGAGGGTAAGCGGCGCGGCGCAAAACGAGTGGTGGTGACAATGTGCATCGGTGGCGGCATGGGCGCCGCAGGCCTGTTCGAAGTGGCCTGA
- a CDS encoding SDR family oxidoreductase, with amino-acid sequence MDLKTPEYVEGHGLIKGKSVLITAAAGAGIGFSAATRAAEEGARAIVLSDIHEKRLDAAVEKLKGETGLTAVYGQVGNVTAEDDVRALIDFAEGKMAGVDVLINNAGLGTSKLLIEMEDDEWHKVLDVTLNGTMRMTRYMMTVMKARGQGGVIVNNASVLGWRAQKEQAHYAAAKAGVMALTRCAALEATEFNVRINAVAPSIVLHPMLRKSASEELLAELESKEAYGRAAEAWEVANVMMFLASDYSSYMTGEILPVSSQHA; translated from the coding sequence ATGGATTTGAAGACACCCGAATACGTAGAGGGCCATGGCCTGATTAAGGGTAAGTCGGTCTTGATTACGGCGGCAGCCGGAGCCGGTATCGGGTTTTCGGCGGCGACGCGGGCAGCGGAAGAGGGTGCCCGGGCAATCGTGCTCAGTGATATCCACGAAAAGCGTCTGGATGCCGCTGTTGAGAAATTGAAAGGGGAGACTGGCCTCACCGCGGTGTATGGGCAGGTAGGCAATGTGACTGCGGAAGACGATGTGCGCGCACTCATTGATTTTGCCGAAGGAAAAATGGCTGGCGTCGATGTGCTGATTAACAATGCGGGCCTTGGCACCTCCAAGCTTCTAATTGAGATGGAAGATGACGAGTGGCACAAAGTGCTGGATGTGACGCTCAACGGCACCATGCGAATGACCCGCTATATGATGACCGTGATGAAAGCCCGCGGCCAGGGTGGCGTCATTGTCAATAACGCGTCTGTACTCGGCTGGCGTGCACAGAAAGAACAGGCCCATTACGCGGCCGCCAAAGCCGGTGTTATGGCGCTGACGCGCTGCGCTGCGCTCGAGGCGACGGAATTCAACGTACGTATAAACGCGGTTGCACCCTCAATCGTACTGCACCCTATGTTGCGTAAGTCGGCCTCGGAAGAATTGTTGGCAGAACTGGAGTCGAAGGAAGCCTACGGGCGCGCGGCCGAAGCCTGGGAAGTGGCCAACGTGATGATGTTCCTTGCCTCGGATTACTCCTCCTACATGACCGGCGAGATTTTGCCGGTATCGAGCCAGCACGCATGA
- a CDS encoding acyl-CoA dehydrogenase family protein, producing MKLSFSAQDEQFREEVAEWLQANLTGEFEKLKYRGGPGDEHTYPEERKIWEKNLAAGGWTCVGWPKEYGGRGCSIEQQVIFFEEYARAGAPGRVGHIGEGLTGLTLIAFGTEAQKQKYLPGIVAGTELWCQGYSEPGAGSDLANVKTKARFDEARGKWLISGQKVWTSLAHESDFCFVIARTDPDSVAHKGLGFFLLKMDQPGVEVRPIEQMTGTSEFNEVFFDEAECDADDIVGEPGDGWKVAMGLLGFERGVSTLGQQMQFQNEFDAVVSLARDNGAASDPVIRQRIAHAHTELKIMRYNAMRMLSGQSGSDGGLQKEALIYKLYWASWHRSLGELAMDVMGPECEILPEGPYALSPLQSMYLFVRSDTIYGGTNQIQRNIIAERGLGMPKEPRGTL from the coding sequence ATGAAATTAAGTTTCAGTGCGCAGGACGAACAGTTTCGGGAAGAAGTAGCGGAGTGGTTGCAGGCAAACCTGACCGGTGAATTCGAAAAGCTGAAATACCGGGGTGGTCCCGGAGACGAACACACCTATCCCGAAGAACGCAAGATCTGGGAAAAAAATCTCGCGGCGGGGGGGTGGACCTGCGTCGGTTGGCCCAAGGAATACGGTGGACGCGGTTGCTCTATCGAGCAACAGGTTATCTTCTTTGAGGAGTACGCCCGTGCCGGAGCGCCGGGACGCGTTGGGCACATCGGCGAGGGCCTGACAGGGCTGACGCTGATCGCCTTTGGTACCGAGGCACAGAAACAGAAATACCTGCCGGGGATTGTGGCCGGTACCGAGCTGTGGTGCCAGGGATATTCTGAACCGGGTGCCGGATCTGACCTCGCTAACGTAAAGACCAAGGCGCGGTTCGATGAAGCCCGCGGTAAATGGCTCATCAGTGGCCAGAAGGTCTGGACCTCGCTGGCGCATGAATCGGATTTTTGTTTCGTGATCGCCCGTACTGATCCAGATTCGGTGGCACACAAGGGCCTCGGATTTTTTCTTTTAAAAATGGACCAGCCCGGCGTTGAGGTGCGGCCTATCGAGCAGATGACCGGCACATCGGAATTCAACGAGGTGTTTTTCGACGAGGCTGAGTGCGACGCAGACGATATCGTTGGCGAGCCCGGGGACGGCTGGAAAGTCGCCATGGGTTTACTCGGTTTCGAGCGAGGAGTCTCGACGCTGGGCCAGCAGATGCAGTTCCAGAACGAATTCGATGCAGTTGTCTCCCTCGCTCGCGACAACGGTGCTGCGAGCGATCCTGTGATTCGCCAGCGCATTGCTCATGCACACACTGAACTCAAGATCATGCGCTACAACGCGATGCGAATGTTGTCGGGCCAGAGCGGCAGTGATGGTGGTCTGCAAAAAGAGGCGCTGATTTACAAGCTGTATTGGGCGAGTTGGCATCGCAGTCTGGGTGAGCTTGCCATGGATGTGATGGGCCCGGAATGTGAGATTCTGCCGGAGGGCCCCTATGCACTGAGCCCGCTGCAATCGATGTACCTTTTTGTGCGTTCCGACACGATCTACGGCGGAACCAATCAGATACAGCGCAATATCATTGCCGAGCGAGGCTTGGGTATGCCCAAGGAACCGCGCGGCACACTGTAA
- a CDS encoding acyl-CoA dehydrogenase family protein, whose amino-acid sequence MEFAFTEEQEMIRDTASSFLAEVSTSAAVRAAMATEQGYDGALWHRICSEMYWQAIHVPEEFGGMGLGYVEVVATMEQMGRYLLCSPYFSTVCLAANALLLAGSDAQKAEWLGRMCESGHTATVAFNGGISDWGADAITATWRREGDSYVLNGEYRYVVDGHTAELLIVAAREEGSGGEQGISLFLLPAETPGVTRQWLPTMDQARKQASLQLSGVTLAQPALMGEAGGAWTHLSAVLDLAAIALAAEQVGGCQQLLDQVVEYTGERVQFNRTIASFQAVKHKAADMMLQTEVARSAIYYGACIAQEALDGGPMAAELGDAASVTKSYCSDAYFAIAGDALQLFGGVGFTWEYDIHLYFKRAKSSEHLLGNGAFHRERIAQCLLD is encoded by the coding sequence ATGGAATTTGCGTTTACAGAAGAGCAGGAAATGATTCGCGATACCGCATCGTCGTTTCTTGCCGAGGTCTCTACCAGTGCCGCGGTGCGTGCCGCGATGGCGACGGAGCAGGGTTACGATGGTGCACTGTGGCATCGCATCTGCTCGGAGATGTACTGGCAGGCGATACATGTTCCTGAAGAGTTTGGCGGTATGGGCCTCGGTTACGTCGAGGTGGTGGCCACCATGGAGCAGATGGGCCGCTACCTCTTGTGCTCACCCTATTTCTCCACGGTATGTCTGGCAGCCAACGCGCTGCTGCTGGCGGGTAGTGATGCGCAGAAAGCGGAGTGGCTGGGTCGCATGTGTGAAAGTGGTCACACCGCGACGGTGGCCTTCAACGGAGGCATAAGCGATTGGGGCGCAGACGCGATAACAGCGACCTGGCGTCGTGAGGGTGACAGTTATGTGCTCAATGGCGAATACCGCTATGTCGTGGATGGCCATACCGCAGAACTGTTGATCGTGGCGGCGCGAGAAGAGGGGAGCGGCGGCGAGCAGGGCATCAGCCTGTTCTTGTTGCCCGCAGAGACGCCGGGCGTGACTCGCCAGTGGTTGCCCACTATGGATCAGGCCCGTAAGCAGGCGAGCCTGCAACTGTCCGGCGTGACGCTGGCGCAACCTGCGCTGATGGGTGAGGCGGGAGGTGCCTGGACGCATCTGTCCGCTGTGCTTGATCTCGCCGCGATAGCCCTCGCCGCTGAGCAGGTGGGAGGGTGCCAGCAGTTGCTTGATCAGGTGGTCGAGTACACGGGTGAGCGGGTCCAGTTCAATCGCACCATTGCTAGTTTTCAGGCAGTCAAACACAAGGCTGCCGACATGATGTTGCAGACAGAGGTGGCGCGCTCCGCCATTTATTATGGCGCCTGTATCGCGCAGGAAGCGCTGGATGGCGGACCGATGGCCGCCGAACTTGGCGACGCTGCCAGTGTGACAAAGTCTTACTGTTCCGATGCCTATTTCGCCATAGCCGGCGATGCACTGCAGCTATTTGGTGGTGTCGGTTTTACGTGGGAATACGATATCCACCTGTACTTCAAGCGCGCCAAGTCATCGGAACACCTGCTCGGCAATGGCGCTTTTCACCGCGAGCGCATTGCACAATGTTTGCTGGATTGA
- a CDS encoding SDR family oxidoreductase: MSGILQGRTAIVTGAGGGLGAAHARVFASEGCAVVVNDINTEAAQAVVDSITAAGGRAIVNSSDITHYDDSLNAVKQAIDSFGGLDIVLNNAGINRDRMFASMTEAEWDAIMAVHLKGHFCISSHAVHYWRGLSKEGRAVDARIINTTSGAGLQGSVGQSNYAAAKAGIAALTLNQAAELGRYNITANSVAPSARTGMTTAVPAMAERMKKPEDDSFDHFAPENVSNLLAWLASSEASGVTGRVFEAEGGRICICDGWRTTEGVDRGAAWAPAEIGEAMKELLKAEVPAQKVWGT, from the coding sequence ATGAGTGGAATTCTGCAAGGTCGTACAGCGATTGTCACCGGCGCCGGTGGCGGCCTGGGTGCAGCCCACGCGAGGGTGTTTGCGTCGGAGGGATGTGCGGTAGTCGTCAATGACATCAATACCGAGGCGGCACAGGCGGTGGTCGATAGCATCACGGCTGCCGGCGGCAGGGCGATTGTGAACAGCTCCGATATTACCCACTATGACGACAGTCTGAATGCCGTAAAGCAGGCTATCGACAGCTTTGGTGGTCTTGATATCGTGTTGAACAACGCGGGCATTAACCGCGATCGTATGTTCGCCTCAATGACCGAGGCAGAGTGGGACGCCATCATGGCGGTTCACCTGAAAGGACACTTTTGCATCAGCTCTCACGCAGTGCACTATTGGCGTGGATTGTCCAAAGAGGGCAGGGCCGTGGACGCGCGCATCATTAATACAACCTCCGGCGCGGGCCTGCAAGGTTCTGTCGGCCAGTCCAATTACGCGGCGGCCAAGGCCGGTATTGCTGCCTTAACGCTAAACCAGGCGGCGGAGTTGGGTCGTTATAACATTACCGCGAATTCGGTAGCACCTTCCGCGCGCACCGGTATGACTACGGCAGTCCCTGCGATGGCTGAGCGTATGAAAAAGCCAGAGGATGACAGCTTCGATCATTTCGCACCCGAGAACGTATCCAATCTGCTGGCCTGGCTTGCAAGCTCCGAGGCGTCCGGCGTGACCGGGCGTGTCTTTGAAGCAGAGGGTGGTCGCATTTGTATCTGCGACGGTTGGCGCACCACCGAGGGCGTTGATCGTGGGGCAGCGTGGGCGCCCGCTGAGATCGGTGAGGCCATGAAAGAATTGCTGAAGGCGGAAGTGCCGGCCCAGAAAGTCTGGGGAACCTAG
- a CDS encoding acetyl-CoA C-acetyltransferase translates to MADAYIVDAVRSPTGRRKGGLADVHGADLGAHVLKTLSDRNEIPDDEYDDVIFGCVDTIGPLAGDIARTCWLAAGLAEVVPGTTIDRQCGSSQQAVHFAAQAIMAGVNDVVVAGGVQTMTQIPISSAMLAAQPMGFPDPFSGSQGWVARYGDVPPSQFTSAQMIADKWDISREQMEAFALRSHTLGQQAIDEGRFDREIAPLNGVDTDETVRNTSLEKMAELEPLVEGGTITAAVSSQTCDGSSAVLIVSEDALKRYNLTPRARIAHMSVRAADPIWMLTAPIPATEYAMKKSGMKLDDIDLVEINEAFASVPMAWLLETGYPLEKINVNGGAIALGHPLGASGTKLMTTLLHELERSGGKYGLQTMCEGGGQANVTILERL, encoded by the coding sequence ATGGCAGATGCATACATAGTAGACGCAGTTCGTTCGCCCACCGGTCGCCGCAAGGGCGGTTTAGCGGATGTCCATGGCGCTGACCTGGGTGCGCACGTGCTCAAGACATTGTCGGATCGTAATGAAATACCCGATGACGAATACGACGACGTGATCTTCGGCTGTGTCGATACCATTGGCCCCCTTGCGGGTGACATTGCGCGGACCTGCTGGCTCGCGGCGGGCCTTGCGGAGGTTGTGCCGGGCACGACCATTGACCGTCAGTGCGGTTCGTCCCAGCAGGCCGTGCACTTTGCAGCACAGGCCATTATGGCGGGGGTGAATGACGTTGTCGTTGCGGGCGGTGTGCAAACGATGACGCAGATTCCCATTTCATCGGCCATGTTGGCTGCCCAGCCTATGGGTTTCCCCGACCCTTTCTCCGGTAGCCAGGGATGGGTCGCGCGTTACGGCGATGTACCGCCGTCGCAGTTTACGTCCGCCCAGATGATTGCCGACAAGTGGGACATCTCGCGTGAGCAGATGGAAGCGTTTGCCTTACGCTCTCATACGCTGGGACAGCAGGCGATCGACGAAGGGCGCTTTGATCGAGAAATCGCACCGCTGAATGGCGTGGACACGGATGAGACTGTGCGCAATACCTCGTTGGAAAAAATGGCTGAACTGGAACCGTTGGTAGAGGGCGGTACTATCACCGCTGCGGTGTCCAGCCAGACCTGTGATGGTTCATCCGCCGTGCTGATCGTATCGGAAGACGCACTGAAGCGTTACAACCTGACCCCTCGAGCCCGTATCGCTCACATGAGTGTGCGGGCAGCCGACCCGATCTGGATGCTTACCGCGCCGATCCCGGCGACTGAATATGCGATGAAAAAATCTGGTATGAAGCTGGACGATATCGATCTCGTGGAAATTAACGAAGCGTTTGCCTCGGTGCCCATGGCGTGGCTACTGGAGACGGGCTATCCGCTGGAGAAAATCAATGTCAACGGCGGTGCGATTGCTCTGGGTCATCCGCTGGGAGCCAGTGGCACCAAATTGATGACGACCCTGTTGCATGAGCTCGAGCGCTCAGGCGGTAAGTACGGGCTGCAAACTATGTGTGAAGGGGGTGGTCAGGCGAACGTTACTATCCTGGAGAGACTGTAG
- a CDS encoding acyl-CoA dehydrogenase family protein yields the protein MDFTFTEDQLLFQASVREFLTNEVTTERIRASWESDSGRSDAWWSQLAELGLTGITVPEVYGGLGMNELDFVLLAQECGYVALPEPLVNTALVSVPLLRDIGGEVAAHWLPKIATGEAKVVVGLAQNRLVEDAHVADLLLLQQGGVLLAATPEQVSLRHNESVDPSRKLYAVDVTGQPLEVAAGARAEALIAEALNRGALGGAAQALGLAQRMIDATVQYTSERQQFGKPVGSFQAVKHQMANVAVQLEYAKAPTHRAAYALASGQAIASHAVSHAKLVACDAANLAARNCHQAHGAMGYTWEMDLHIFMKKAWALANCWGDAGFHKARIGRTIFADGAALGAGATFG from the coding sequence ATGGACTTTACGTTTACAGAAGATCAGTTGCTGTTTCAGGCGTCGGTCAGGGAATTCCTGACCAATGAAGTGACCACCGAGCGCATTCGCGCAAGTTGGGAATCAGACTCGGGACGCAGCGACGCATGGTGGAGTCAGTTGGCTGAACTTGGGTTGACCGGTATCACGGTGCCTGAGGTGTACGGCGGGTTGGGCATGAATGAGCTGGACTTCGTTTTATTGGCGCAGGAATGCGGTTACGTCGCACTGCCGGAGCCGCTGGTGAATACGGCGCTGGTTTCCGTACCGTTGTTGCGTGACATTGGCGGGGAGGTGGCGGCGCACTGGCTGCCGAAGATCGCCACCGGTGAAGCGAAAGTCGTTGTCGGTCTGGCGCAAAATAGGCTTGTAGAAGATGCCCATGTAGCCGACTTACTGTTGTTGCAGCAGGGTGGTGTGCTGCTCGCGGCGACACCGGAGCAAGTGAGCTTAAGGCATAACGAGTCGGTCGATCCCTCAAGAAAACTGTATGCCGTCGATGTCACGGGTCAACCGCTGGAAGTCGCGGCGGGTGCCCGTGCCGAGGCGCTGATCGCAGAAGCGCTGAACCGCGGTGCATTGGGCGGCGCAGCCCAGGCGCTTGGGCTGGCCCAGCGCATGATTGATGCAACAGTGCAGTACACCAGCGAACGGCAGCAATTTGGCAAGCCGGTGGGCAGTTTTCAGGCAGTGAAGCACCAGATGGCCAACGTGGCAGTGCAGCTGGAGTATGCGAAGGCGCCCACGCACCGCGCGGCCTATGCGTTGGCAAGTGGCCAGGCGATTGCGTCACACGCTGTCTCCCACGCCAAACTGGTGGCGTGCGATGCGGCTAACCTGGCCGCTAGGAACTGCCACCAGGCACACGGAGCGATGGGCTACACGTGGGAGATGGACCTGCATATTTTTATGAAAAAAGCGTGGGCGCTGGCCAATTGCTGGGGCGACGCAGGATTTCACAAGGCGCGTATTGGGCGCACGATTTTTGCTGATGGCGCCGCGCTGGGTGCGGGCGCGACATTTGGTTAG
- a CDS encoding acyl-CoA dehydrogenase family protein: MELAYTDKQQAFRAEVRSWLAVNVPAEPLQSFDTEEGFKAHRQWEATLNRGRWGMVTWPEALGGRGCDLIEWLIFEEEYYRAQAPLRVNQNGIFLLGPTLMEYGTEEQKARILPPMATGEEVWAQGWSEPNAGSDMAAIRATARLEGDKYVVNGQKIWSTRAVWADWCFGMFRTDPESERHRGLTFILVPLDSPGITVRPIPQLDGLPGFAEIFFDDVEVAIENRLGDEGAGWSVAMATAGFERGLMLRSPARFQETARRLVELYTANRESADRDPAVKEAVLRAYLDAESYCLATYQTACRLNKGGKIGAESSTNKIFWSELDQNMHAAAMSILGARAELLSHAPDASGVGKWLDGWMFSMSGPIYAGTNEVQRNIIAERMLGMPR, translated from the coding sequence ATGGAACTAGCCTATACAGACAAGCAACAGGCCTTCCGTGCGGAAGTACGCAGTTGGCTGGCGGTGAATGTGCCGGCAGAGCCACTGCAGTCTTTCGATACCGAAGAGGGGTTCAAGGCACACCGCCAGTGGGAGGCCACACTCAATCGTGGGCGCTGGGGTATGGTGACCTGGCCTGAAGCGCTGGGGGGCCGGGGTTGCGACCTGATCGAGTGGCTTATTTTCGAGGAGGAGTATTACCGTGCGCAAGCGCCTCTGCGGGTAAACCAGAATGGAATTTTCCTGTTGGGCCCCACCTTGATGGAGTACGGCACGGAAGAGCAGAAAGCCCGTATCCTGCCCCCGATGGCCACTGGCGAAGAGGTGTGGGCGCAGGGTTGGTCGGAGCCCAATGCCGGCTCGGACATGGCAGCGATACGCGCGACCGCGCGCCTCGAGGGCGACAAGTACGTGGTGAATGGGCAGAAAATCTGGTCCACCCGTGCCGTCTGGGCCGACTGGTGTTTCGGTATGTTCCGCACTGATCCCGAGTCTGAGCGTCACCGGGGTTTGACTTTTATTCTGGTGCCTCTGGACAGTCCGGGTATTACGGTGCGACCGATTCCGCAATTAGACGGGTTGCCCGGCTTCGCGGAGATTTTTTTTGATGATGTTGAAGTGGCGATTGAAAACCGGCTCGGCGATGAAGGGGCCGGCTGGAGCGTGGCTATGGCGACTGCAGGGTTTGAGCGAGGGCTCATGCTGCGTTCTCCGGCGCGATTTCAGGAAACCGCGCGACGACTGGTCGAGTTGTACACCGCCAATCGTGAGTCCGCAGACCGGGATCCGGCGGTGAAGGAGGCGGTGTTGCGCGCTTATCTGGACGCGGAAAGCTACTGCCTTGCGACGTATCAGACTGCCTGCCGTCTCAATAAAGGCGGCAAGATCGGAGCAGAGTCATCGACCAACAAGATATTCTGGTCTGAGCTTGACCAGAACATGCACGCGGCGGCCATGAGTATTCTTGGCGCTCGCGCCGAACTCTTGTCCCATGCGCCGGATGCCAGCGGTGTTGGCAAGTGGCTCGATGGCTGGATGTTCTCCATGTCGGGGCCGATTTATGCAGGCACTAATGAGGTGCAGCGAAACATTATTGCCGAGCGCATGCTCGGGATGCCGCGCTGA